A genome region from Triticum aestivum cultivar Chinese Spring chromosome 2B, IWGSC CS RefSeq v2.1, whole genome shotgun sequence includes the following:
- the LOC123044142 gene encoding UMP-CMP kinase 3 isoform X2 has product MGTVVDAPAVVTEKEVVAENMLGDKKVTVVFVLGGPGSGKGTQCSNIVEHFGFTHLSAGDLLRAEIKSGSENGTMIENMIKEGKIVPSEVTIKLLQQAMIKNENDKFLIDGFPRNEENRAAFENVTKISPAFVLFFNCSEEEMERRLLGRNEGRVDDNIETIRKRFKVFVESSLPVIEYYDAKDKVKKIDAAKPIPEVFEDVKAIFAPYAKAT; this is encoded by the exons ATGGGCACGGTTGTGGATGCTCCCGCAGTTGTGACTGAGAAGGAG GTGGTTGCTGAGAACATGTTGGGTGACAAGAAAGTCACAGTAGTATTTGTTCTTG GTGGTCCTGGAAGTGGAAAGGGCACACAGTGTTCCAACATTGTTGAACACTTTGGATTCACCCATCTTAGTGCTGGAGATCTTTTGCGCGCGGAGATTAAATCTGGCTCTGAGAATGG AACTATGATTGAGAACATGATAAAGGAGGGAAAGATTGTTCCGTCGGAGGTGACTATAAAGCTCTTGCAGCAAGCCATGATAAAGAATGAGAATGATAAGTTCCTCATCGACGGGTTTCCAAGGAATGAAGAGAATCGTGCTGCGTTCGAGAATGTT ACAAAAATTTCGCCTGCATTTGTGCTGTTCTTCAATTGTTCCGAGGAAGAGATGGAAAGACGTCTTCTGGGACGCAATGAG GGTAgagttgatgacaacatcgagactATCAGGAAGAGATTCAAAGTTTTTGTTGAATCCAGTTTGCCTGTGATTGAGTACTATGACGCGAAGGACAAGGTTAAGAAG ATCGATGCTGCAAAACCAATTCCTGAGGTGTTTGAAGATGTCAAAGCCATTTTTGCCCCATATGCCAAG gcTACATAG
- the LOC123044142 gene encoding UMP-CMP kinase 3 isoform X1, whose product MGTVVDAPAVVTEKEVVAENMLGDKKVTVVFVLGGPGSGKGTQCSNIVEHFGFTHLSAGDLLRAEIKSGSENGTMIENMIKEGKIVPSEVTIKLLQQAMIKNENDKFLIDGFPRNEENRAAFENVTKISPAFVLFFNCSEEEMERRLLGRNEVSFFTYVLMFGLCILIKTTLFLFPTIRIILQGRVDDNIETIRKRFKVFVESSLPVIEYYDAKDKVKKIDAAKPIPEVFEDVKAIFAPYAKAT is encoded by the exons ATGGGCACGGTTGTGGATGCTCCCGCAGTTGTGACTGAGAAGGAG GTGGTTGCTGAGAACATGTTGGGTGACAAGAAAGTCACAGTAGTATTTGTTCTTG GTGGTCCTGGAAGTGGAAAGGGCACACAGTGTTCCAACATTGTTGAACACTTTGGATTCACCCATCTTAGTGCTGGAGATCTTTTGCGCGCGGAGATTAAATCTGGCTCTGAGAATGG AACTATGATTGAGAACATGATAAAGGAGGGAAAGATTGTTCCGTCGGAGGTGACTATAAAGCTCTTGCAGCAAGCCATGATAAAGAATGAGAATGATAAGTTCCTCATCGACGGGTTTCCAAGGAATGAAGAGAATCGTGCTGCGTTCGAGAATGTT ACAAAAATTTCGCCTGCATTTGTGCTGTTCTTCAATTGTTCCGAGGAAGAGATGGAAAGACGTCTTCTGGGACGCAATGAGGTTTCATTCTTCACATATGTGCTTATGTTTGGCCTATGTATCCTTATCAAGACCACCCTTTTCCTGTTTCCAACAATTCGTATTATTTTGCAGGGTAgagttgatgacaacatcgagactATCAGGAAGAGATTCAAAGTTTTTGTTGAATCCAGTTTGCCTGTGATTGAGTACTATGACGCGAAGGACAAGGTTAAGAAG ATCGATGCTGCAAAACCAATTCCTGAGGTGTTTGAAGATGTCAAAGCCATTTTTGCCCCATATGCCAAG gcTACATAG